The DNA sequence TAGTACATTCAACTCGAACTCTAGGCAGCGGTGGTGGCGGCACAACATACGCACACTGGTCTGCAGCAGCCAACTATAACCCAGCACTTTTAGGTACTGCGACAGGTAAAAACTCAGCAGATGATGCCTATTTCATTCTCAATTTTTATGGTCGTATTGCTGACACTAAAGATGATGGTGACAGTATAGATGCATTAGAAAGCTTTGCCGATGACGTTGACGCGTTCGAAGGCTTAGACAACCTAGATTTGTTAGAAAGTGAAATTTCAAATCTGCAAAACACAATAAACGCATCTAATAATTTAATCGATGGTTTAGAAGATATAGATGGTGCCGGTGCACAATCGACGATTGGTTTAAATATGGGTTTTGGCTTTGCGTTTGAATCTTTTTCTCTTGGCTTTAACGCTATGGCCAAAGTTGACTTTGGTGGAACAGCTAATATCGATGAAAACGATGTAGATTTGTTACGTCGTTATACGTCTTTGGGTCAAGTCTTATTGGATGATGTTCGTCCGTTATACGATGCAGCTCAAGAATTAGAAGCTCGATATTTAGTACTTGAAGCTGAAGCAGAGCGGTTGCGCAACAGCGGGTCTGCGACTCAAGAAGACATTGACGCTGCCGAGCAGGCTGCGGCAGACGCAGAAGCGCTATTTCAGGATGCAGAAGACTTAGCGGAGCAAGCGAAGAATACCGAAGCCGGTATAAGCACTGAGTTTAGCGATATTTTTGATACTGAAACTCAAACTTTTAACTTTAGTGAAGACGATTTAGAGTCGGATGCCCGTTTTGCAGCTATTGGTTGGGCAGAAGTGGGTGTCACAGTTGGTTCTAAATGGGAACTGGCCAATGACAAACAATTGAGTGTAGGCGCAACAGTAAAGTCGGTTAGACTGGAGTTTTTTGATTACCAAACCTCGACCTCTGATTTTGATGAAGATGATATTGATGGCGACGATTATCGCTCATCAAAAGATT is a window from the Psychrosphaera ytuae genome containing:
- the traF gene encoding conjugal transfer protein TraF, giving the protein MKKSAVYLALATSLTCTTALAVEPVVHSTRTLGSGGGGTTYAHWSAAANYNPALLGTATGKNSADDAYFILNFYGRIADTKDDGDSIDALESFADDVDAFEGLDNLDLLESEISNLQNTINASNNLIDGLEDIDGAGAQSTIGLNMGFGFAFESFSLGFNAMAKVDFGGTANIDENDVDLLRRYTSLGQVLLDDVRPLYDAAQELEARYLVLEAEAERLRNSGSATQEDIDAAEQAAADAEALFQDAEDLAEQAKNTEAGISTEFSDIFDTETQTFNFSEDDLESDARFAAIGWAEVGVTVGSKWELANDKQLSVGATVKSVRLEFFDYQTSTSDFDEDDIDGDDYRSSKDFMTADLGAVLSMDAMDQWRIGVTVKNIVGEEISSRRDTLKENQEPLFYEVEPQVRVGTSYNGGWYRLAADLDLTEAKGPTFADGTQFFKGSQYGSLGAVINAWEFVELRAGYRHNFASDDSQNRTEESDGVITLGAGLYLWAVQFDLALQASPELDDVGGGLQAMITF